A region of Desulfolithobacter dissulfuricans DNA encodes the following proteins:
- a CDS encoding transposase, whose product MDQIKLYNVERIVSLITDQTKTVRKHCNADNFIRVLRRCFQAIPDHRQVSKTSISLDDALMSAYAMFSLKDPSLLAFENRRLNEAENLRAVFGIENIASDTQMREILDPLSPREFRSGFTAVFRILQRGKDLEAMTCLDGHYLISGDGTGFYYSTKVGNDFCLRKKQENGKHAYYQQMYGAAIVHPDKREVIPFCPEMISNQDGTSKQDCERAAAQRFWREFRREHPHLPVIVTEDALSSNAPHIRELKALNLRFILGVKPGDHQFLFEQFDASVETGKVTEFNMDDPRDPKKYHVFRYVNGLSLNKSNQDLKVNLLEYWQADDKGNELRFAWVTDLEITRENAYEIMRAGRARWRIENETFNTLKNQGYHLGHNYGLGAQHLSMVFTTLMVLAFLVDQAQQLGCWLFRKAWEESRSKRQLWENVRSRFRELPVDSMETLYRSIAFGIKGYVVEVIEPDDVMT is encoded by the coding sequence ATGGACCAAATCAAACTCTACAACGTGGAACGTATTGTCAGCCTCATCACGGATCAGACCAAAACGGTGCGAAAGCATTGCAATGCTGATAACTTTATCCGAGTATTGCGCCGATGTTTTCAGGCGATCCCTGATCACCGCCAAGTCAGCAAAACGAGCATCTCCCTCGATGATGCTCTCATGTCAGCATACGCCATGTTCTCCCTCAAGGATCCCTCGTTGCTGGCTTTTGAAAATCGACGTCTCAACGAGGCCGAAAATCTGCGTGCCGTATTCGGTATCGAAAACATCGCCTCCGACACCCAGATGCGGGAAATCCTCGATCCTCTTTCGCCGCGTGAATTCAGATCAGGTTTTACCGCGGTATTCCGCATCCTCCAGCGCGGCAAAGACCTCGAAGCCATGACCTGTCTGGATGGACACTACCTGATCAGCGGTGACGGTACCGGTTTCTACTATTCGACAAAAGTCGGCAATGATTTCTGCCTCAGAAAGAAACAGGAAAACGGTAAACATGCCTACTACCAGCAGATGTATGGAGCAGCCATTGTCCATCCTGACAAACGGGAAGTCATTCCCTTCTGTCCCGAAATGATCAGCAACCAGGACGGCACCAGCAAGCAGGACTGTGAGCGGGCTGCTGCCCAGCGTTTCTGGCGAGAGTTCCGTCGCGAACACCCTCATCTTCCAGTCATCGTCACTGAAGACGCTCTGAGCAGCAATGCACCGCATATACGGGAGCTCAAGGCCTTGAACCTGCGTTTCATTCTTGGTGTCAAACCAGGTGACCATCAGTTTCTGTTCGAGCAGTTCGATGCCTCTGTCGAGACGGGTAAAGTGACGGAATTCAACATGGATGATCCCAGGGATCCAAAGAAATATCATGTCTTCCGCTACGTCAATGGCCTGTCCCTGAACAAGTCCAACCAGGATCTGAAGGTCAACCTGCTCGAGTACTGGCAAGCTGACGACAAGGGCAATGAACTGCGGTTTGCCTGGGTGACCGACCTGGAGATCACCAGGGAGAACGCCTATGAGATCATGCGGGCGGGCCGGGCCCGGTGGCGTATCGAAAATGAGACGTTCAATACCTTGAAGAACCAAGGGTATCATCTGGGACACAACTATGGCCTGGGGGCACAACATCTTTCAATGGTATTCACCACTCTGATGGTGCTGGCGTTTCTGGTTGACCAGGCTCAGCAGCTGGGATGCTGGCTTTTCCGCAAGGCCTGGGAAGAGTCCAGAAGCAAACGTCAGCTCTGGGAGAATGTCCGTAGTCGATTCAGGGAACTTCCTGTAGACTCGATGGAAACACTCTACCGGAGCATTGCTTTTGGCATCAAGGGGTACGTCGTCGAGGTGATCGAACCTGACGATGTGATGACCTGA